The sequence AATAATCCATAAGCCCATGCTAATGGCTGGATAGCAGTAGTAGTCTCTTATGATCAATACGTCTGATTGTTTGATCAATGCCGTTCCaatggattattttcaaattaattttctcaattattattttactatTGTTACTACAATCTTGTTatgtaattttaaaaaatataacgtGAATGCAGACACTGTGATTACACAACTTAACTGAAGTATGAATACTACGAGTTTATTAACTGAACAAAGATTTTCGGATCGCCGAAATGAAATTCTTCATCAAAACTTGTTCAAATGTTTgatgtgaaaatatttacatGCCTTCAGTTATGGAAGAATAAGAATTTTAAGACAATTTCGTTGTGTATCATTCAACAAATTTGGCACACTGTTCATCATTCTCGAATCCTCTTTGTACGGTATACACTCCTCTCTCAGAGTATCAGACAACTGTACCAAAACTTTTCGTATCACGCACTATTCAGCACGCAAACCAAACTCTACGGGAGTTTATTGATTTGTAATTATTTGTGCCTAATGGCATGTAAGATGGGCAGACGGTGTGTGCGAAAGGGGGTAGTACTAGTTGGCGCAGAAACAATGGTTAAACAATATATCTTCCTCCAGCAATgagtaaaattaataaacttaCCCTCCCCTCAGTTTCCGAAGTATAACCCGTATTGTCGAGTCCGGGGGTAGTTGGAGTATATCCTACCCTCTCTTTCTTCAAAATACTTTGCGTAGGTGGTGCTGAAACAGCACTGTGTGCTTTTTTTCGCTTCAGTGCTAAAATAATTCCCGCAAGAACAAGAAGAAGAATAAGTGCGACACTGGCAGCCCCAATAAGCAACCAAGCATCTCTCCTCCTCGAGAGTGCTAATGGCCGAGATTCTTTTAAATATGCTGAAATTCCAAACAATCCCCATTTAAATCACACCTTTATACTCAACAATaataaatgcaaaatttaCGTTCACTCTGAATGATGACTGGTGCACCCAGCTCCAATGCAACCTCCTGAGGGGATAACAGTGACATGTCTTTGGCCGCTGTCTCAGCGGGCACGGGTTTTCCTCCTAAATGCACCGAATAAATTAGCCTCGTTGATCCATCTTCCAAAACAGTTGTATTCTGCATTCTCAcctaaaattgtaaatatcgccgtttctttttcatcatatgaaatatttatgacaTACACGCAGCAAAAGGCAAACCCTGAATTTCAAGTCTTTTTCACTCTAATCTTCAAAATTCAAGATTAATTTTCACTTTATTCCAAATTGTTAGAATCTAAAAAGCATTCACAAAACGtgtgggaaaaaattcataatctgGGAGTTGCAATCCTAGAGAAGAGGCCTCCCTCACCTGAACCATACCCGACGTTCTCAGTCTGAAATTGGTCGAGTTCAACTTTGCCAATTGCGGCTCTCTCATTACCTCTGTACCATTTTCCTCAGCCTTCTCATTGGTCTTTTTCAATCCAATGACTTCATCTTTTGCATTATGAATTGTTGGTTTCAAATTCTCATCTGCATCACTCATGTCACCatgaaattgagaatttataCCGATTAGGTATTGGGGAATTCCTGCAATTCTAGCAGTTGAAAGATATTCTTTACTCAATGAAGAATATTCTTCTGTATTCTCCATTACTTGAATAGTGTCCGGGATAGGTGTTATTTTAGTATTTTCCTTTGGAGATTGTAAAGGATGTGCTTGAAAGTTCGGCAAGACATCACTACTTTTCCGTAATTTAGGGAATTCAGTTGTTTGATCGATGTCAGGGCTATCAATGATAAATTTGTAATCGTTGGAGATTTTGAATTCTTTCATACGTACGCCTTCATTTTTCACTTGAAGACTTGATGATGCTTCTGTTACTAATGACAGACTGTCGATGcttgtaattttttccgcCGAGTCGTTTGGAGTCTTTAATATACTCTTCGTGTTCGCTGTAATTAATCGTCGTTTTGTGGCTCTACGCAAACGAGGATCGGTAGATAAAAGGCCAAGATGACGCTGTTGTTGTCTGGCAAATGCCGCCCGGTATAAACGAGCCAATCTCAGTTCCACTTTTGACGGTATGCTTTCACCGGAACGAAGAACGGTTAGTAACCAATATCTACCAAGAGAGTAGAATTGTAAGTATTGTTGAAACTGTTGAAGATGACGTCAAGTTGATAGATCAGTATATGCAAAACATTAGTATTGAATGTTAAGGGgtgaaatttttgatttttttttacaatctgtggatttaaaaatatgacatgcaaaaaaattgagcaCACGCTTGTTAAGCGTCTCTTGCGGCTTTATgatgtaatatttttaatgaaatagcATTTACCTAGGACCAGGATCGTCACCTACTAGAATACCAATGTCCTGGTCAGGGTCAACTAGCGTGGGGGTGGGCTCGATACAGTTCGTACAGGTCGGATCTTGGGGGGCAACACTAGGAATATTTTCGCTTGGCCCTGGGACGATGCCCTCGCCAGGGACCAAAACTGTCGCTGTATGATGAATTGTTCGGGTCTCGTAAAAGGTAAGGGTTTGGTCTGGATCCAGCCATGGTGGTGCGTCCTCGGCACCGGTCCAGAAAAAGTCCTCAAGATGAACTCGACGTCCAGGGAGGTGTTCAATCAGGACAATTTCGTCTTCTGAAACGATGTCATATTTATtgctttcaattgaaaaaataaataaataaataaataaatgatgctTCACCTAGCCtccataaacaattaattcccACAATAATTCACTTTTTTCCCATTTCCTATCGAAAATTCACACGGTCTCATGATGAAAGGCCATTAAGTCAAAGCTCAATGTAGAACAGTAACAATAGGGAGGAAATGACAAATGTTAAGAGAACTGAGTGATACTAGGCAGTACAGTTGTCAtgttattcaaatgaaaatcaatttgtACAAATGTCTCCAGGAGCCTATCCACTTACTCAACCTTCCCGGAAATTCTCCGATTCGGCAAACTTTTACACTGGTGAATGAACTTTACTTGGGAGTGAAGACACTCCATTGCTGTTATTGTTATATCACGAACTATTGCGTGCAGAAATCATATCTACCAGAGTTCCCATTACCCCTTGATTGGatgcaaataattaattcaaggaTATGCATGAAGGTCGATGACTTTCTGACGAGT comes from Diachasmimorpha longicaudata isolate KC_UGA_2023 chromosome 12, iyDiaLong2, whole genome shotgun sequence and encodes:
- the LOC135168089 gene encoding uncharacterized protein LOC135168089 isoform X2, translating into MLCSVADIALSIGFKVIFVQVLHSAAIVIVGAALPPGADEIVLIEHLPGRRVHLEDFFWTGAEDAPPWLDPDQTLTFYETRTIHHTATVLVPGEGIVPGPSENIPSVAPQDPTCTNCIEPTPTLVDPDQDIGILVGDDPGPRYWLLTVLRSGESIPSKVELRLARLYRAAFARQQQRHLGLLSTDPRLRRATKRRLITANTKSILKTPNDSAEKITSIDSLSLVTEASSSLQVKNEGVRMKEFKISNDYKFIIDSPDIDQTTEFPKLRKSSDVLPNFQAHPLQSPKENTKITPIPDTIQVMENTEEYSSLSKEYLSTARIAGIPQYLIGINSQFHGDMSDADENLKPTIHNAKDEVIGLKKTNEKAEENGTEVMREPQLAKLNSTNFRLRTSGMVQVRMQNTTVLEDGSTRLIYSVHLGGKPVPAETAAKDMSLLSPQEVALELGAPVIIQSEPYLKESRPLALSRRRDAWLLIGAASVALILLLVLAGIILALKRKKAHSAVSAPPTQSILKKERVGYTPTTPGLDNTGYTSETEGRTEGTSQRPTPGSISRSPATPITPDTFDEDIHELSSDNTDDKEEGDVKKQGHEHWDIEEYSLSGKKSRTGRPRMTRTNAIETTGSPDSLNTMVDHPQHRDSLENGCIHLLEETASPHSYLSMPSCKLFPSMRSVEPLSRILEPVVVRHLDMEFETPEMSRRGNGFSQRDSGDELLGRTRSALKDPGVVGPIVWDLRRQRAVEESLTSETDVERQAPSSGPVGRARRRLHELLEDSFSLFSTREVKQRDAAPVSSTLHPRSAALTPDRITTQSVSRGKSAHVSPVGSPIDSLKNRPRTSVSRNDQEVIPETGNMGPPARGAWGSRPMSAGPFHRPNLPEVDVTRVLADSQLAPEDPAVPLIAAIRKELEKFTPEGI
- the LOC135168089 gene encoding uncharacterized protein LOC135168089 isoform X4; the protein is MPPEDEIVLIEHLPGRRVHLEDFFWTGAEDAPPWLDPDQTLTFYETRTIHHTATVLVPGEGIVPGPSENIPSVAPQDPTCTNCIEPTPTLVDPDQDIGILVGDDPGPRYWLLTVLRSGESIPSKVELRLARLYRAAFARQQQRHLGLLSTDPRLRRATKRRLITANTKSILKTPNDSAEKITSIDSLSLVTEASSSLQVKNEGVRMKEFKISNDYKFIIDSPDIDQTTEFPKLRKSSDVLPNFQAHPLQSPKENTKITPIPDTIQVMENTEEYSSLSKEYLSTARIAGIPQYLIGINSQFHGDMSDADENLKPTIHNAKDEVIGLKKTNEKAEENGTEVMREPQLAKLNSTNFRLRTSGMVQVRMQNTTVLEDGSTRLIYSVHLGGKPVPAETAAKDMSLLSPQEVALELGAPVIIQSEPYLKESRPLALSRRRDAWLLIGAASVALILLLVLAGIILALKRKKAHSAVSAPPTQSILKKERVGYTPTTPGLDNTGYTSETEGRTEGTSQRPTPGSISRSPATPITPDTFDEDIHELSSDNTDDKEEGDVKKQGHEHWDIEEYSLSGKKSRTGRPRMTRTNAIETTGSPDSLNTMVDHPQHRDSLENGCIHLLEETASPHSYLSMPSCKLFPSMRSVEPLSRILEPVVVRHLDMEFETPEMSRRGNGFSQRDSGDELLGRTRSALKDPGVVGPIVWDLRRQRAVEESLTSETDVERQAPSSGPVGRARRRLHELLEDSFSLFSTREVKQRDAAPVSSTLHPRSAALTPDRITTQSVSRGKSAHVSPVGSPIDSLKNRPRTSVSRNDQEVIPETGNMGPPARGAWGSRPMSAGPFHRPNLPEVDVTRVLADSQLAPEDPAVPLIAAIRKELEKFTPEGI
- the LOC135168089 gene encoding uncharacterized protein LOC135168089 isoform X5 produces the protein MPPDEIVLIEHLPGRRVHLEDFFWTGAEDAPPWLDPDQTLTFYETRTIHHTATVLVPGEGIVPGPSENIPSVAPQDPTCTNCIEPTPTLVDPDQDIGILVGDDPGPRYWLLTVLRSGESIPSKVELRLARLYRAAFARQQQRHLGLLSTDPRLRRATKRRLITANTKSILKTPNDSAEKITSIDSLSLVTEASSSLQVKNEGVRMKEFKISNDYKFIIDSPDIDQTTEFPKLRKSSDVLPNFQAHPLQSPKENTKITPIPDTIQVMENTEEYSSLSKEYLSTARIAGIPQYLIGINSQFHGDMSDADENLKPTIHNAKDEVIGLKKTNEKAEENGTEVMREPQLAKLNSTNFRLRTSGMVQVRMQNTTVLEDGSTRLIYSVHLGGKPVPAETAAKDMSLLSPQEVALELGAPVIIQSEPYLKESRPLALSRRRDAWLLIGAASVALILLLVLAGIILALKRKKAHSAVSAPPTQSILKKERVGYTPTTPGLDNTGYTSETEGRTEGTSQRPTPGSISRSPATPITPDTFDEDIHELSSDNTDDKEEGDVKKQGHEHWDIEEYSLSGKKSRTGRPRMTRTNAIETTGSPDSLNTMVDHPQHRDSLENGCIHLLEETASPHSYLSMPSCKLFPSMRSVEPLSRILEPVVVRHLDMEFETPEMSRRGNGFSQRDSGDELLGRTRSALKDPGVVGPIVWDLRRQRAVEESLTSETDVERQAPSSGPVGRARRRLHELLEDSFSLFSTREVKQRDAAPVSSTLHPRSAALTPDRITTQSVSRGKSAHVSPVGSPIDSLKNRPRTSVSRNDQEVIPETGNMGPPARGAWGSRPMSAGPFHRPNLPEVDVTRVLADSQLAPEDPAVPLIAAIRKELEKFTPEGI
- the LOC135168089 gene encoding uncharacterized protein LOC135168089 isoform X1, translated to MLCSVADIALSIGFKVIFVQVLHSAAIVIVGAALPPGAEDEIVLIEHLPGRRVHLEDFFWTGAEDAPPWLDPDQTLTFYETRTIHHTATVLVPGEGIVPGPSENIPSVAPQDPTCTNCIEPTPTLVDPDQDIGILVGDDPGPRYWLLTVLRSGESIPSKVELRLARLYRAAFARQQQRHLGLLSTDPRLRRATKRRLITANTKSILKTPNDSAEKITSIDSLSLVTEASSSLQVKNEGVRMKEFKISNDYKFIIDSPDIDQTTEFPKLRKSSDVLPNFQAHPLQSPKENTKITPIPDTIQVMENTEEYSSLSKEYLSTARIAGIPQYLIGINSQFHGDMSDADENLKPTIHNAKDEVIGLKKTNEKAEENGTEVMREPQLAKLNSTNFRLRTSGMVQVRMQNTTVLEDGSTRLIYSVHLGGKPVPAETAAKDMSLLSPQEVALELGAPVIIQSEPYLKESRPLALSRRRDAWLLIGAASVALILLLVLAGIILALKRKKAHSAVSAPPTQSILKKERVGYTPTTPGLDNTGYTSETEGRTEGTSQRPTPGSISRSPATPITPDTFDEDIHELSSDNTDDKEEGDVKKQGHEHWDIEEYSLSGKKSRTGRPRMTRTNAIETTGSPDSLNTMVDHPQHRDSLENGCIHLLEETASPHSYLSMPSCKLFPSMRSVEPLSRILEPVVVRHLDMEFETPEMSRRGNGFSQRDSGDELLGRTRSALKDPGVVGPIVWDLRRQRAVEESLTSETDVERQAPSSGPVGRARRRLHELLEDSFSLFSTREVKQRDAAPVSSTLHPRSAALTPDRITTQSVSRGKSAHVSPVGSPIDSLKNRPRTSVSRNDQEVIPETGNMGPPARGAWGSRPMSAGPFHRPNLPEVDVTRVLADSQLAPEDPAVPLIAAIRKELEKFTPEGI
- the LOC135168089 gene encoding uncharacterized protein LOC135168089 isoform X3 — encoded protein: MLCSVADIALSIGFKVIFVQVLHSAAIVIVGAALPPGAEDEIVLIEHLPGRRVHLEDFFWTGAEDAPPWLDPDQTLTFYETRTIHHTATVLVPGEGIVPGPSENIPSVAPQDPTCTNCIEPTPTLVDPDQDIGILVGDDPGPRYWLLTVLRSGESIPSKVELRLARLYRAAFARQQQRHLGLLSTDPRLRRATKRRLITANTKSILKTPNDSAEKITSIDSLSLVTEASSSLQVKNEGVRMKEFKISNDYKFIIDSPDIDQTTEFPKLRKSSDVLPNFQAHPLQSPKENTKITPIPDTIQVMENTEEYSSLSKEYLSTARIAGIPQYLIGINSQFHGDMSDADENLKPTIHNAKDEVIGLKKTNEKAEENGTEVMREPQLAKLNSTNFRLRTSGMVQVRMQNTTVLEDGSTRLIYSVHLGGKPVPAETAAKDMSLLSPQEVALELGAPVIIQSEPYLKESRPLALSRRRDAWLLIGAASVALILLLVLAGIILALKRKKAHSAVSAPPTQSILKKERVGYTPTTPGLDNTGYTSETEGRTEGTSQRPTPGSISRSPATPITPDTFDEDIHELSSDNTDDKEEGDVKKQGHEHWDIEEYSLSGKKSRTGRPRMTRTNAIETTGSPDSLNTMVDHPQHRDSLENGCIHLLEETASPHSYLSMPSCKLFPSMRSVEPLSRILEPVVVRHLDMEFETPEMSRRGNGFSQRDSGDELLGRTRSALKDPGVVGPIVWDLRRQRAVEDITVCRKLDIRDGRRASSAVVRASRSSKEKTPRAPRGFIQPLQHERGQTKRRSTSIFYIASAFGGVNTRSHYNAVGIEREIGPRESRRKSHRQPKKSSTHLSIPQRPRSNSRNRKYGTTSERCVGFEADECGPISSSQFTRGRCNKSTCRFPISTRRSSSSSDCRY